The nucleotide window GTGGTTGTGGCGGTGAGGCGCAAGGCCGCGCGGGGGGCGACGGGGCGGAGAGGCGTAGGGGCCAGCCCGGCCCAGGTGCAGGCGGCCAGCCAGACGGTCACAGGGACCAGCCATCCAAGGCGCAAGAGACGTCGCATGGGCCTAAGGCGCGGGTGAGGCGGTGAAGGTCGGCGTCGGGGTGGCGCTGAAGGTCGGCGTGGGGGTGGGCGTGGGGCTGGGCGTCGCCGTCGCTGTGGCGGTGAAGGTCGCCGTCGCTGTGGCGGTGAAGGTCGGCGTGGGTGTGGCGGTGAAGGTCGCCGTGGGGAGCGGCGTGGTGGGCGTGGCCGTGGGGGAGGGCACGGTAGGCGTGGCGGTCGGCGAAGGGCCGGGGGTGGGCGTGATGCTGGGGGTGGGCGTGCGGCTGGGCGTCGCCGTCGCTGTGGCGGTAGGCGTGGGCGAGGGCGTCCAGTCGAACGGCGTGTTCGTGGCCGCCACCGGGGGAACGAACAGCCGTTGCCCGGCAAAGATCAGGGTGCCGCTCAAGCAGTTGGCCCATTGCAACTGGGCCACGCTGACGCCGTAGGCCAGACTCAGCCGAAAGAGGTTCTCCCCACGCTGGACCACATGGACGATCCAGGTGGGGGGCGGCCCGCAACGGCGCACCACAGCGGTGGGCGTGGGCAGGGGGGGGGGGACATAGACCAGGCTACCCGGGGGGAGGGTGTCGCCGAAGAGACAATTGGCCTTGCGCAGCAACTCGACGGTGGTGCGAAAGCGTTGGGCCAGCGAGGCCAGGCTCTCGCCGGGGCCGACGCTCACCGGCACCCAGCCGATCGGCGGCAGGCAAGGGGTGGGGGTGGGAAGAAGGACGCCCGTGGCGCTCAGGGTGGACGTGGCGAGGCTCAGGGTGGGCGTGGGCTGGCCGGGCTGGATGACCACCGGGGTGAAGAAGGTCACCGGGCGAGGGGCAAAAAAGGTGGGGGTCGGCGAGGTAGGAGGCAGCCACACCTCGGAAGTGGCCGCAGCCGCCAGCGCCAGGCCCACCACCAGAAGAATACCCAGCGCCAGCCCCAGTTGCGCCATCAGGGCGGTCGCGGTTTTCACCCTTCCGCCTCCTCGTCCCCACGGCCCTGGGCGGGCTCCGACGCCGGGGATTCTTTTGCATAGGGCGCGGCCTGCTCTGCCGGGGTTTCCTCAGGCGCAGGGGCGGATTCCGGCTCCAGGGGCAACAACACTTCAAAAGTGGCCCCTTCACCGAGCCGGCTTTCCACCCAGACGCGCCCGCCCAGGGCCTCCACCAGGGTCTTCACCAGGGGAAGCCCCACGCCGTTGTCGCCCAGGCCTTCGATGGTGCGGTAACCGGTGCGGTAGATGCGGGAAAACACCCGCGGCAGATCCTCCTCGGCGATGCCCGGGCCGGAATCCTGCACCGCCAGTTGGATGAAGCGCCCTTCCGGCAGGAAACGCTCTTCAACGCGCAGGAAGATATCACCCTCCTCGGGGGAAGCCAGGGCGGCGTTGTGCAGCAGGTGATTGACGATTTGCTGCAGGGCGTCGCGGTTCACTTTGAGGGTGGGGAGGGTGTCGGGCAAATCAACCCGCAGGGTCAGGCGCTTTTCCCGCAACAGGGAGCCGTGTTCGACGATGGCGGCGTCCAGCACCTCGGACAACTGCACCGGCTCCATCTCCAAAGTCGATTGCCCTTCCACATCCATGGAGGCCAGGTTCGCGGCGTCCTCCACGATTTTGGTCACCTTCTCCGCCGCGTGACGGATGCGCTCCAGGAACTCCCGCTGCAATTTGCCCAGCAGCCCGGCGCTCTCGCTCAGCAAAAGGTCGGTGTAGCCCACGATGGTGGAAAGGTGCTGGCGCACATCCTGGACCAGGCTGATAAGGGAGGAGTACAGCAAGGCTTGTTGGGGCACCGCGTTGCGGCGCTCCAACTCCAGCATTTGCTGGTCGCGGAAGGCCAGTTCGGACTTGAGCAGGGCCACCTCTTCCAGCGCCATCCGCAGGCTTTGGCGGAGTTGCTCGTCCTCTGGCGGGGTAGGGGAGACCGTCGGCTCGCCCGAGAGCTCGCCCGCTTCCCCTTCCAAGGCTTCCGGGAAGTAGTTCAGGGTGAGCAGCTGCTCTTTCAGTTCGCGGTTCTCGTCCTCCAGACGGTTGACTTCCTGCTGGAGGGTTTCCAGGTCGTCCATTAGAGCGGCCAGGCTTTCCAGGTGATCCTGAGCCGAAGCCAATCGCTCCTCCAGTTCCTCCCGCTGCGATAGCGCTTTGTCCAACCGGGTCTGGGTTTCGGCCAGCCGCTGCCTGAGTTGCTCCACCTCGGCTTCCAGTTCGCCCACCTGGGCGCTCTGGTCGGAGACGGAAGCCAGCAGCACGCGGGCGGCCGCCTGGGCGAAGCGCTTCGCTCGCTGTTCGTCCTCGTGGGTCCAGGGGCGTTGGGCAAAGGGGGAAAGAAAGACCAGAGTGCCCAGCGCCGGCGTATCGGACCTGGCCACCAGGGGGACGGCAAGCAAAGGCCCGCTGCTCTCCAGACCCAACCAGCGGGCGATGGTGTGCAGGTCCGACGAGGTGCTGCTGGCCGGCAGGCGCAGCGTCTTCCCCTTTTCGCTGGCCGAAGCCACCAGCGGCACCTGGTCCACGGCCAGGGTGTGCCCCGGCAGGGCCTGCTCGCGGATGAGGTCGTACCCGGCCACTACATCCATCAGGCCCGAGGTGAAAGGGGGACTCATCAACAGGCACAGGTCGGCCACCAGGTACTGGGCTGCGGCCTGGGCAAGGCGCTCGGAGCGTTCTTCCGGGTCCAGGCTCCGCAGGGCCTGCACCAGGGCTTCCAGGGCCGCAGCGGAAGGCGGCTGGGTCGGCGCAGGCGTCGTGAGGGCGACCTCCCCGTCGGGGGAAGGCGTCATCAGATAGGGCGCTTCTGCCGCTGGGACCGGGCGCTCGCCTTTGGGCGAAGCCGCAGGCAAGGGGTAGCGATACAGCAGAGAGAAGACGAAGGGATAAGCCGCCAGTTCGCCCAGGCGCAAGGCCATCGAGGCCGTCGCGCCCGGTTCGATCAAAAGGAGGTGGACGAGGTGCCCTGCGGCCAGCGCCAGCAGGGTCAGCCCGCCGTAGAGGCTGCCTTCGGGTCGACGCCAGGCGAGCACGCCGACCCCAGCCAGGGCCAGCACCAGGCCCAGACCGCTCCAAAGCCGGTCCAGCCAGGAGCCATGGAACCAGCGTAGGTTGTCCGGGGTCAACATCACCCAGGTGAAAAGGGCCAGCGCCACCAGGAAGAGGAGCAACAGGGAAGTCGCCACGTCGGCCTTTGACGATGGTTCGGGAAAGGCCCAGAGCCAAAAGAGCAACACCATCCCGCCCACATTGGCCAACCGTTCCAGGGCGGGGAGCCAGGTAGGCTCCAGTACCCCCTGCCAGGCCAGAGCCTGTACCAGGAAAAGCAGAACCCGCAGACCCAGCAGCCCGCCCAGGCCGAGCATCAGACGGGCACCCTGGGGGTAACGGGTGGCCTGCCAGTGGAAGAAAGCCCCCTGCAGGGCACCAATGAGGGCGAAGGTCAGCACCAGGTGGTAGGCCAGGCTTCCTGGGGGCTGCAGCAGCAGTTGCGTCAGGTGGCTCCAAAAGTCCATGAAAGGGCCTCGTTGAGAGAGACTCGACTTCATGCACATTATAGCATCGAATGTTTTGCAAGGAATGTGCCAAGGAAAGGCGAGCCACGCAGCCCGGCACAGGACAGGCGGGCCGCACGCCTGGGGTGGGGGAGGGCAGGTGAGCGCAAGGCGAATCATGACGATTGGCTGCGCGCTGCAAGCCGCAAGGTTCGCGCCCCATGCGGTAGGCTCAAACGCGCCTTTCTGGCTGCGCCAGGGGAAACTGGCCCTAGGGGAGCGAAAAAGGCGCCTTTTTGCCCACACACACTATATGCTTACGATAAGTTCGATTAGCAGTAACAACGCGTTGAAGCGGTCTCTTCCTGGCCTTGGCCTGCTCCACTTTTTGACTTTGGGCTGGCCTGCTCCGCTTTGGGTCTGCGCCCGGCGGCCCGGCGCTTCTGGTCCGCCCTATGGCGCTCCTGCTCTCACCTTCTCTCACCTTTTTTTGCCGTTCCCGGCCCGGTCCAGGTTCAAGGGCCGCGCCGGCCTCCATCAGCCCGGGGCTGCCTTGGCGCCTCCTGCCAGGTCGCCAGACCCATGCCCTTCGACCGCTCATAAAATATCGAAATTATGTACGCCACATTCGCCCTATGTGCGTAAGCAGGCAGATGAAAAAGCCCCCTGGAAAAGAAAAAAGGCCGACTTTGGCGTCGGCCAGGAGTTGCGGGGGCAGGATTCGAACCTGCGACCTTCGGGTTATGAGCCCGACGAGCTACCGCTGCTCCACCCCGCGGTGTGCAACTTGACTCTCAAGCGGCCCTTATTATAACGAACTTTTGCCGATGCGTCAAGGCCTGGCGAAGAAGAGCGCCCACCACACCTGCCAGGGGGCCGGTGTGGGCGTAGGCGTGGGCGTTGGCGTGGGCTGTGCCCAGGCCTCGGCCGGCGGCGCGCCGGGCACGGGCACCGGATGCACCAGCACCTCCCCTTTGCGCGCCATCTTTCC belongs to Anaerolineae bacterium and includes:
- a CDS encoding LysM peptidoglycan-binding domain-containing protein encodes the protein MKTATALMAQLGLALGILLVVGLALAAAATSEVWLPPTSPTPTFFAPRPVTFFTPVVIQPGQPTPTLSLATSTLSATGVLLPTPTPCLPPIGWVPVSVGPGESLASLAQRFRTTVELLRKANCLFGDTLPPGSLVYVPPPLPTPTAVVRRCGPPPTWIVHVVQRGENLFRLSLAYGVSVAQLQWANCLSGTLIFAGQRLFVPPVAATNTPFDWTPSPTPTATATATPSRTPTPSITPTPGPSPTATPTVPSPTATPTTPLPTATFTATPTPTFTATATATFTATATATPSPTPTPTPTFSATPTPTFTASPAP
- a CDS encoding GAF domain-containing protein, with the protein product MDFWSHLTQLLLQPPGSLAYHLVLTFALIGALQGAFFHWQATRYPQGARLMLGLGGLLGLRVLLFLVQALAWQGVLEPTWLPALERLANVGGMVLLFWLWAFPEPSSKADVATSLLLLFLVALALFTWVMLTPDNLRWFHGSWLDRLWSGLGLVLALAGVGVLAWRRPEGSLYGGLTLLALAAGHLVHLLLIEPGATASMALRLGELAAYPFVFSLLYRYPLPAASPKGERPVPAAEAPYLMTPSPDGEVALTTPAPTQPPSAAALEALVQALRSLDPEERSERLAQAAAQYLVADLCLLMSPPFTSGLMDVVAGYDLIREQALPGHTLAVDQVPLVASASEKGKTLRLPASSTSSDLHTIARWLGLESSGPLLAVPLVARSDTPALGTLVFLSPFAQRPWTHEDEQRAKRFAQAAARVLLASVSDQSAQVGELEAEVEQLRQRLAETQTRLDKALSQREELEERLASAQDHLESLAALMDDLETLQQEVNRLEDENRELKEQLLTLNYFPEALEGEAGELSGEPTVSPTPPEDEQLRQSLRMALEEVALLKSELAFRDQQMLELERRNAVPQQALLYSSLISLVQDVRQHLSTIVGYTDLLLSESAGLLGKLQREFLERIRHAAEKVTKIVEDAANLASMDVEGQSTLEMEPVQLSEVLDAAIVEHGSLLREKRLTLRVDLPDTLPTLKVNRDALQQIVNHLLHNAALASPEEGDIFLRVEERFLPEGRFIQLAVQDSGPGIAEEDLPRVFSRIYRTGYRTIEGLGDNGVGLPLVKTLVEALGGRVWVESRLGEGATFEVLLPLEPESAPAPEETPAEQAAPYAKESPASEPAQGRGDEEAEG